Genomic window (Pseudopipra pipra isolate bDixPip1 chromosome 7, bDixPip1.hap1, whole genome shotgun sequence):
CTGCTGATTGTGCCCTGAGAGAACAGCGCAAACAACTTGTCACCCATACAACCCTAAAGACAGTTGGAGATACTTGGCTGAATGGGCCTTAATACCACAAACACCATCATGAAAACTTTACTCAGGCACTCCATAGCACAGCAAAGGGACTTGGACAGCAGGAGAGAAGTCTTAATGTCTCCCAGGTCCTGTCCAAAGCCACGAGCAGCGTCGGGATCTGCAGCAGTTGGGTTGTTAGTCTGCTAATTACCCCTCTTTAGAGAAGTAAGACTACATAATGAGGGCCTCTGGATCCAAGAACAGTAATTCCCTGGTTCAATTCAATATTGGAATAGTTTGAATTCAGTACATTCCATACCCTCAGGTTTCCAATCTAGCAGGACTTCTCATACAAAGGAAATGATACTTCAGCCCTCCAGAACAAGCTTTCGTGCTACTTCTctaataaagggaaaaaagaaagggaagagctgTTGTATTCTTCCTCCTCAGTGCTCATTGTCACTGCCAAACCTAATGGCATCACAGGTGAGACTTAACATGTCTGCCTTTcctaaatactttttttttttaatttatattgcaGAATTGTCTGGGAAGAAGGTGGCAGCACGAATTAAGAAAGGTAATTACATTTACATAGTGATCTAAGACTCTTATACAACAACAAGGTATTTGTTAGCCTCTTTTGTTAAATTATTTGTGTATTGTTCCAGGCTATCTCCTAACAAAAACAGCAATGTCAGATGAAAGTGAGTTCTTATTCTTGAACCTTCAGTGTGTTTTGAGAACAAGCTAAAAGCTTGCTCCACTGTTAGcaaaaataggggaaaaaaatcactctgaAACAGAACTTTTTAAGCTTTATCTGTGGAGGAGCTACCAGAGGTTAGGGCAGATCCCCTAATCATACATCCAACAGGGGAGCAAGTTTCCCACTCCTGAAGGGACAGTTTGCTCTTTTGCTGCTTACCCTCCTTCATCCCTCCTTCCACTTGTGACTGCTTGAATGGGTGTGCATTTAGCAACTTGTAGAAATGCCAGGATTTGCACATACATTTTGAAACAGAACATAAGCAAATCCCTTCTCTTTGCAGGACGTTATTTGGAAGGTTTTCATACTGAGATGATGGTTTTCTCTTCCCGTTTTCTCCTGTCCTTTCCATTCctaatcattaaaaaaaaataaaataaaattatggttCTATGCTATGGAAGTTACTAAAGTTTATTTTCCACAGATGCTGCAAACTTTGGCACTGCTTCCTTTAAGGGCTGACCCTAGTTCCCTGTTTTTAATGACAAACCAGAACATATCCTGTTAAATGCAGCTCATGGCTACCATCAACATTATTGCATGTTTACTATTGTTTCCAGTAATGCAGTCTTGCATATTGAGTCCCTGGAGAAAGCCATGGCATTTGGAAGTATAATACTGCTTTGTGTGGTTAGGATTATATTGCCTTCATGAATTCTCTCTCCAAAAGTGGCTGTAAAAGTTAGATGTGAGCTCACCTAATTTGGACttaatttcccttttctgcAAGAACCATTTTAATATAAGGATGTTCTTAAATGAAGAACATCTGGTTTTAAGAATCAGTCATAATCCTGTAGTCTGCATACCCATATTATTATCTGCCTTCCTTTTCCAGTTAATATCTGTCTAAGAATCTTTCTGTTATTTCACAATGCTGTGCAATATTTGATGAAAGAATTTTAGCTCCTGTTGTCTCCTAATATAGAATAGGTGCAGCTCTGGGAGAGTCTTGCCTGTCTGTGTAACTGTCTCCTGCAGAGAACGAAATTTGTAGTGAGCAATCAAAATTAAACTGCTCAGGAGTGCTCAAAGCAATTGATTTTGTTACTTTATCCAAGAACAttttaatgatttaattttaCATGTGAtctctgaaaattatttcttgctGCTCATGAAGTTCTATAACAGTTGGAATACAAGATATTGCCAACTAATTCTTGGAAAAGCACTAGTTATGAGctgtaataatattttatataaatatatgatgTGCATTAATTGCTTTTAATAATAATCTTGTTCTAGCGATGAATTTGAATATATATTTAGCTAAAGTAGATGTAATAGGATTAACTTCTTTGTAACTCGATAATCTACTCCAGAAATGTTAGGAGCTTCAAAGCAATTGTTCTGTGGTAATTTTTACTAAAGTGGCAACCCACTGCTCCCTGTTTAATCTCAATATTTCGTGAATTTTTACAGGTAAGGAAGGCTTTATATGTCACATCTGATATGATTGTCTTATATGATGGCTAAAAAGACTTTTCTCTGCAAGTCAGCTCAGACAGGAATCATATTTCAAAGTATCTACTAGCAAGAATTTGAGAATGCCTTTGCAGATGGTTTATTATAGtttccatgattttatttttagaatataattttaagaaaaaatggaaTATGGTGCGAAGCTGACTTTCAGGGATTATTGTGTGGCTGTGtgcttttcttccctgccaAAAGACGTGATGTCACGCTGTGATACTCAGTCAAGTTACACTGTATTCATTTGTTAACTTTTTCTTGGTTGATATTGTAGTTACTGATTGCAAACTCAGAACTGGGACTGCAAAATTATAGAATAACTGCTCTGTCTCTGTATCCTTTTATAACAGTCAActactacagaaaaaaatgctttcctagttttttttctttcttttttgtcattttttaaattataattattattatttattattattttatttttattattattattatttaacaTTGCTTTCTTTATAATTCACAGTTACATTTACTGAAACAACTATATAAATTACACGAATGTGTGCTTAGATGCAAATCATCCAGCTGAGATTCAGGTCTTTTAAATCAGAGTGAAAACTGACTTTCAGGTTAAAGCTTCAACGTTGGAGGAAAACTTTGAAGGAATCATTAGCTGTCATTTTCCAAGATATAATTTACTGGCTActtgaaaagaggaaaaaaagcaatacaATAATCCCTATGATGCTCCACGTAATCTTATGGTGTAACATACAGAACAAAAGCAGCACAATAAAGTAGCAGTTATTTTATAGTTGGCCTTTAGTCCAAAATTACAGATTTATTTCATAAACTTCCTCCAGTTCTACTGTTGTCTTGGAACGTGTGTTAATCTTTTGATTCTCCCACTTTGCTCATCATTTCCCCCTGTTTGCAGAAAAACCCGAGTTCTGCTCCCACGACAAAGACCCCGGAGTGTGCCGGGGTTATTTTACCAGGTATTTCTACAACAGAGAGACAAAGTCATGCGAGGTGTTCAAGTATGGTGGGTGCCTGGGGAACCAGAACAACTTCAAGAATTTGGAAGACTGCCGGACTACCTGCCAAGAAAACTGTAAGTTGTTGCCTTCACAGTTCTCAGCTTTACTCCTGCACAAACAGTGCTGTGTTTCGAAGGCATCTTGCATGGGGAAAAAGGCAACTTGGGGTGCCACGAGGTGGCAATAAAATTGACAGTAATTATAcatattttagaataaaaataccaaaattaaGAATATTTGGACTCAAATATTTGGTAGGCACTACTTAATATTACAGGAtccctttttttacttttctcatGACAGCTGACCTAAAATCTGCCAGTTTAATGTCGTAAAGCactaatatatattttttaaccCACGCAGCCGCATTTATTCTTTTCAAACCAAGTCTTGCCATGGAAAGAGGTGTCCATAAAGGAATTTCTAGTCTTAGAAACTTACTCTAAGTTCCTAATTTCCCACCAAAGAGTCGTGGGAAGCCTGTCCCTCACTTCTGAACAATCTGGCTGAGCAGCTTAGGCTACAAAACAGCCATTCAGACTGACCACAGATCCTTCAACCACTGCCTTGTCCTACCAGTTCCAAGGAATTGTTCCTCACCAGGACACAGAAACCTTCAGAGCTCCTCTCCCCTTACAGAATACTTCACTTTATTCCTAGGGTGAACACATTTTCCCATCGAGAGCCTCCAGACCCTTTTATCTCTCTTGCCTCTAGTGGACCCTTTCCCAGGGCTGTTTCATAATCTGTCAGTTTGGCAAGGGGAACTCGAGCTTATTCACACTTGGACTAGGAAAGACACActaagcttttttttaaaatattttttaaagaactatACCTCTAGAGCCGGGGACTCTTTCCCTACCTTTGCTGAAACATTTCTTCCTGGGCTCTGATTCCACTTTTACCTTTTGGACTAAAAGctgcagaataatttttttttcccctgcctttaGTCTGAAATAACACCTCCTTGTAAATTTGTATGAATACCTAAGAAGAAACAGAGGATTAAGGGCCATTGCCATGGTCTAAATAGATGAAAGTTTTTATCTTTGAGATACTGAATCATTAATACCaatttgggttcttttttttccctaactgttttcctttcttttttcatttagcAAACTTATTGCCAATTGTTACAGTTGAAGAGCATCCTAACACTGTGAACAGTAGTTCCCCAGCAGAAGAACCTGAAGAGCTCCCTGGGATTTTTGGTAACAATTTACTTTTGCTGTTTGTAATTGGCTCTTTAATGCAGATGCTCTTTGGTTTGTCCACTCCTTTTCCCATTTGTTTGAAGACATGTGTGTCAGCTGAAATACATGAGCACAGTGAAGTCATTAACACTAAAACTTGCTCCATAACCACTTTCTAGTCAGTAACACAATATTTTGAGAAAAGCTTACAAATTCAAGGGTTAGAATGTCTGCTGGCAACATAAAAATAACCTTGCCAAACCATTTTTGATTTAAATCTTACATCAgtaaaattaaagaagaaaaatgaacccATCCCAAAGTTGCCTTAACAACCTCAGCTTTCTATGGCTTTGGGACTTAAAGAAATGTTCTCTTTAAGTTGCATCAGTGCTGGCATTGAGTAAGGCCAAAGGGTACCAGTCACAGCTGATTTTCAGGGCTTGGTTGTGTCTAATTAACCCATCACTGCTTCACACCTCACACTCgcccctccttttctttttcttttagtaaatTTGTTGCCAACTGCTCCAAACGAGCAGTCCAACACTCTGAACAGTAGTTCCCCGAAGGAGGAGCACAACCAGTTTCcaattttttttggtaagtTTTTTTACATGGGTTGCTTTTCCATTTCCACCTGTTTTCTGATATATCCAAGACTAAAGAATGGGCTTTCATCCGTGTCAAAGGATTTGGTAAGCAGAGAAAGTCAAAGCAAAGGAACATATTGCTATTTACAGATCTTCCATAAATATAGGAAGTGGAAGACTGACCACACCTTGTTCTCCTTGAAAAGTGAGCACTTCCAGAAGGTCTGATTAAtacaaaaaaagagcaaaagctGTGATGCAGAATTATTTCGgtcaaaattaatattttcgTGATGATCTATTGGGCAAGTGATTTAAAGCTCCTCTTATCCATTAAAAAAGAACCTTATTTGGATTTCAGAGTATGGAATAGTATAATACATATAGTaccataatatttttattttcactgcgGCCATATTAAACTCAGTTTTGGTTTGAATTAGTTTTGTGCAGCTTCAAGGTATTTTTGCACTATGTATGATAATGCAGATGAGACTCTGGACCTttcctggggagggagaggctgTAACAGTTTCTGCAGCTGGACACTGTCCACTGTAGATGACTGGTGCTTGCTCACGCTGTAAAGGGTGTTTGAATTTTGAGGCATGTCATTTTTATGATCCACAGTCGTGCAAGAGGAAACAACAAACAGTTGGAAAGAGCCTGAGCGGTCTTACCAAGTATTTATGTTGGTTTTTTGCATTTACACTCACTTGTACTTTTGAGGACTGAGTGGTGGCTTAGAGACTCATTGAGGTTTTTGCATTTTGTATGTTCTGTAAGATAATGGGCATGTAGGATAACATTCCTGTGCTCTTTGCTTGGAATGGTGTGTCTAATAAACCATGAATGTGTGTTGTACTCTTATTTTTTGCCTGCACTGTGATCCACGTGTACTGTTTGGTCGatataaatttcttttctgttatgGTAATATTGTTCGTTTACCACATAAAAAGCATCAATGGCCTCTGTTATTCAAATGACTATAAAACAGTAAAGCTTCTGGCAacttattttactgaaaaatacgTGAATTACTTGAGGTCTGGTAATAAGTCCAGGGACATTAGGGCATACACATTCCTTGAAGGTTTTTAGTCATAATATGAATCCTCAAATCCTCAAAACAACTAACCTACACCAGGAAAGGAGCATGATTAACTATGTTTTCCCAGAGGAAATGGAAGGGGGTTTGACTGTGTCAGAAATAGAGAATTTTCCTGCACAGCAGATTTTGAGAGGTGAGGGGTGAAGGTAAGAGAAAGAGAGGACTTGAGGACTGATGGAACAGGGGATTGAGGAACAAGCACCAGTAGAGTCAGTGTAGCTGATCTGCCACTGTAATGTCTATTTTGCATGTATGTTGGCCTGGCTATCtatatttagggtttttttaacaagaacattaaaaaattacatttacttTCATTAATTTACATTAAGgcaattaaattaaattaatttcatttgattaattcataaaaattaaactaagactattagaaaaaataaaacatttttgcaaGGAGTTCTCTCATAGAATACCTTACCTCAAAACTGACATGCTATTCCATCTTGatatcaggggaaaaaaacccatattaTTAATGGTATGTATAACTCTGTAACAACATAAGATTGTTAGACTTCCAACATAGTCCTTGATcttcagaaaattaaactgTTCTGTGGCCAAACTAAACAAACCATTCGTAAAAACATGAAATTTCTAGGACTTCCAGCAGTGAACTTTCTTCAGAGGGTGAAGATCGTTCTGGTCTTACTCTACTGCaatatctaaaataatttttttttctggagaagtTAAGAAAAACTGAAGCTAAGAATCGAAGCTTCATTTTTAGATTACATGAAGTGATCTGTGGTGGAAAATTGAAAGTGCTTTCCCTACGTTTGGTTTGCGAGTTTTGAGTGGGTTAGAGGATCGAAAGTCAATTTTCTCCTTGGCAAATGCGGAATAGCACAGAGATGTGGGTCCTGTTGGTGCTTCTCTGAGTCAGGGTCACACCTTTTGCTGCTGGGAATTGGCAGAGCTCTGTTTGCTGCGGTGGGTCTGCACCAATTCATACCTGCAGAGCGCTCTCAAGTGCGGATGACTCGTGATTTTGAGCTTGGCTCCTGGAAGATTCTTTTATTTTCGCTCTGCTGTGAGCAGAAATGAGAAACAGAAGCCTGCACGTATCAAAAAACCTGGCAATAAGTCTGAAGCTTTATGGAAGTGACATACCTGTGTTTAGTGAGGAGTAGTGCTCATTGTGTTCTCTTCCACCCTGCTCACCAAGGTAATTTCAAATTGCTTTTGTAGCAAGATTAATTAGCAGTTCATTGTCATCCATGCACACCGAGAGGGGGGTGTCTGGGATCCAAAAAAAGACTGTATTATAAGAGTTGAATCTTAAACCATACACCCAGATTGTTTAGGTAGCAGTGGAGGGTTAGGCACAAGAGTCTTTTTACAGGTAAGAACTATAGCCTTCTTTATCTACTGCTGATTGTATATAATTAGTTGgcctatttttttcagaaaaaaaaatcagatattgCAGTTTAGGGTTTTATTCTCTCACCAAAGCAAAAATCAGTCAAAACATCAAGAAAAAGgagtaacaaaaataaaagataatagAAAAATTTACGCTGTATTTTGCTGTTATAAAGCCTGAAACCCAACTGAGAAGCTCCTTCAGAGCTCCAGTTCCAAAACTCCATGTGAGATGGGCTCCAAGGTCTCATTTCCTTCAAAGTTTTTGATGGAATTGTTATGTTCCTGAGAAACACTTTGTATTTAACTGTATTGtaattttccagaagaaaaccTGAAAGTATTTGACTAACCCAGCTTGGAAGATTTCATTTGCCATTTGCTTATATGAACTTGAATTATATGAAATTGTTCTTTCCTGTGCCTGTGCATGGCCTGACCAATGTCACGTGATTTTGGCCAATAATATTCATTGCAAACCCAAGTTTATGGGCTTGATATTGGAGATTTAAAACAGGTTTAAATCCGACATTTTGGATAAACAGAAATTGCATCAAAGACCAGAGGATGGGCCATGTAGCTGTACGTATAAAAAAGTTAGAAAGCATTTAATGAGATTTAATAATTTCTGGGTTTGTATGATCCACTTGATGTTAACATGTAATGAGTTATGTAATGGAATGAGTAATGCCACTtacactgtggaaaaaaaccccaacctgcTGAAATGTACtttaaattgagaaaaaaatagagttAAAACCAGCATTTCTATGTCAAGTAGTCTCTCAATAAAGTTGGTATCTGTAATTCATAAACCTGTAATGATTAGATTGGGGAAAACAATTATGATAGCAggacactttattttttttttactcttttcagTCTGTACCCTTTCCTTTTTGTGTAGTTTTGTGGGTTGTGggatttttgcttctttcatttttttttctcttcacagaaagagcaggagagagaacTTTTCAACAGCTCTCAGAAAAATGAGGTTGTAAGATCAAAATATTTGAGACAGAAACTCAAGAACAGGCATAATATCTAAACTTACTGTTACCTCTAATGCACAGTGTTGGAagctggagctgagcagagaaaaCTTAGCTGCATCTAATGCTCCAGTGACTGTGCTTACATCCTGGCTCACAGGCTTACAAATTGTCCTGCCAGTGGAGATGTTGAGCTGGGCATGACACAGTCCATGTTTTATGTTTGCAGTAACTTGAAGTTAACAGGTCTTCTAGTGGTCGATATGTTAAAATGAATTCAGAATTTTTATGATCTTCAGCAGACAGGAAATCACGAtgagtaatttaatttttattttcatagattgttttatagaaaaaaatggCTCCATGTGGCAAAATTAAGAGGTTTTCTTCCTGGGTTGCTTCTGTGGTTGCTTCTGTGAGAGTGAAGAATAGGCAGATATTCTGAAGATAAACAGGAACAGTGTTTTGTGTCTGGGGCATTCAACTAATAATCCTCTAGACAAAGATCTCTGTAATTTTTGGAGGGGTACAAAAGGGATCCTGAATAGCATTTGGACACCTCTCTGCCCGTTGCATTGTTCATACATAGGCAGCCCATGGTTCCCCCAAAGCTTGCAGTCATTGTGAGAGCTCCTTCATGAGGGGACTGTGGACTCACTGGAGAATTCCACACAACAGATAAGTAATTTACATTGCAAAGTGTATATTTAAATTCTCTTCTATAATTAGCAAACCAGTGCTGTTTGGCCCTTTCCTCACTGGCAAGCCTTCTTGCTCTTTTTAGGTTCAGAAATTATCAGGTTAAAATAGGTAAGCTTGTTTTTAATGTCGCTGAACACTCGCTTTGAAAACTAACATCCTCTCTAGctagagagaaataaaattatccCACGCCCAGGAGTTCTCAGATAGAGCAGTACCAAAAGCACTGCCTCAGTGAACTTAACTACCATCCTCACTGTAAATAAAACAGTAGATTTAATATACATTGTACCATGTTGGGGACTTCTGCTCTGGATGCAGAGTGAAACTTAGTCTTTTAGTAATGTCACagttataaaaagaaattaaatagtgATCATTTTATAACTTGAAACTAACTTAGTCTATCTTGAAAAACCAACTCACCCCATTTTGGAATTTCAGAATTCTTTTCTGGATAGTATGATGTTGCTAAAACACCTTCAAATTGTTACTAATTTCATTTTACTGCCTTAGCTTTCCATAAATCCCCATTCTATTTATTTCCCAGCAATTGTTCATACTTTTTCACCAGGACAGTTCAGCTATTATTATACTTGTCAAATGAACTTTTCTTAGCAGGTGTAGTACACATAAAACACACAAGATGTATCATGTCATTTCTGGATATTTTCTTGTCAGCCTCTTGAATTGTCCAGGTTAATCCATAACTTCTTGCTTTCAGCAACTCACCAGCTTTTTTGGCCACGGATTTTCTTCAGCTCTGCTGAAACCCAAATTATTCCCTAAGAATTTGACTTTGTTTTTCCACTGAACCACTTCTACCTGGCTTTGTATCTGCAAGAGGCTTCACGTTTCCTTTTATGCACTCGGATCTCAGCTCCCTCAATTCTGCTGCTTCCTGAAGGAGAGTGGCACTCCTCACTCTCCTCGCTCCTTTGGATCCTGCACTGGTGGCAGAGTGGCTCCCACTCAGCTTCTTGCTTCCTGTGCATCACTTGTACCAGTTCTAATTTTGTATGTGAGTCACTCCAGGGCAACAGATGATGGAGTTCTTTCAAGTTTATGGACTTGCTTCTTGAGtttgttccagtgcccaggCACTCTGGATACCTCAGGTTCACCTCCCAGAGTTTCAGTTCTCAAACTCTCACTTGCAGCGACCGTGGAGAAACAAACACCAGCCTGCTCCCTGGAATGGTAAAATCCTAATGCAGCACTaacacaccagcagctccctcatTTGTGCACTTATTCTTCACATTCAAtccttttttattctgtgaatTGCAAGCTATTTTTTTGTAGGTGCTCAGTGTTTTCTCACAGACCAACTTCTGTTACTTAGGTCAAGCTTTCTGTGGTCATTCAACAACCCCAATGTTAAGGTTCTGAATCTTACATTGGAAATGCTGGGTACTTTTACCTTCTTTTTGGTTTCAGAATGTCTAGCAGTAATTCCCTCCATTA
Coding sequences:
- the TFPI gene encoding tissue factor pathway inhibitor isoform X3 yields the protein MKSIQEGKTGKMKGRKKGCSSPSAFVLLFCCVAGCAAAGSEGSEEEHVVGAALPPLILGHSVCAMKADDGPCKAIHVRYFFNIQTRQCEVFEYGGCHGNENNFLTLEECQRKCVVTELSGKKVAARIKKEKPEFCSHDKDPGVCRGYFTRYFYNRETKSCEVFKYGGCLGNQNNFKNLEDCRTTCQENSNLLPIVTVEEHPNTVNSSSPAEEPEELPGIFVNLLPTAPNEQSNTLNSSSPKEEHNQFPIFFVVQEETTNSWKEPERSYQVFMLVFCIYTHLYF